Proteins from a single region of Eriocheir sinensis breed Jianghai 21 unplaced genomic scaffold, ASM2467909v1 Scaffold385, whole genome shotgun sequence:
- the LOC126992021 gene encoding uncharacterized protein LOC126992021 has protein sequence MEPPHPQCLIHCKNDDTCGELKQLSDVRWETVLKVCEEWCGTGTEEEVIALRLLTHSSKPASSYFHDKCFNRFVNKRRLVQAKNKVKEGEESNSASSHREHRQQIAASYSGCDRRTSGILPPQCIVCKKLKWKTSKSTCLRTKEKLTQGGPNAEKFYEAAAKLQRHDILQKIQYKKDLLAVEANLESSVFSGNPHMAFPKWHVIRP, from the exons ATGGAACCTCCTCATCCTCAGTGCCTTATTCATTGCAAAAACGATGACACTTGTGGTGAATTGAAACAGTTGAGTGATGTAAGATGGGAAACAGTGTTGAAAGTGTGTGAAGAGTGGTGTGGAACTGGTACAGAGGAGGAAGTGATTGCTCTTCGACTGTTGACCCACTCTTCTAAGCCTGCCTCCTCCTACTTTCACGACAAGTGTTTCAATAGGTTTGTGAATAAAAGGAGATTAGTTCAGGCTAAAAACAAGGTGAAAGAAGGTGAAGAGTCCAATTCAGCATCGTCACACCGAGAGCATCGTCAACAAATTGCTGCCTCCTATTCTGGTTGTGACAGAAGAACCTCTGGCATTTTACCTCCACAATGCATTGTCTGCAAGAAGCTCAAGTGGAAGACGTCGAAATCTACTTGCCTACGAACAAAGGAGAAACTAACGCAg GGTGGCCCGAATGCTGAAAAGTTCTACGAGGCAGCAGCAAAGTTACAAAGGCATGACATACTGCAGAAAATCCAGTACAAGAAGGACTTACTGGCAGTGGAAGCCAA TCTGGAGAGTTCAGTGTTCAGCGGCAATCCTCATATGGCTTTTCCAAAGTGGCATGTGATCAGGCCATAG